A genomic segment from Gracilinanus agilis isolate LMUSP501 chromosome 1, AgileGrace, whole genome shotgun sequence encodes:
- the LOC123231042 gene encoding uncharacterized protein LOC123231042 — protein MEWPVPQMTWVGFLLWFLGSGTQAFLIRNPGLNACVQVDPRGAERVSLVPCHPDAEAQQWGWDPVSRALFSLHVPGCLAIGEAREFAVAQLSRCGDHLHQAWGCSRKGHLSLQGLGLHLHGRPHAQEIFVLRRKDKFSRWRAAPGMVSVCSETAGPGGRDRSPEKEPDPHRAETTVSLQRNEEDLSSWDSVIIANVTSTSNLTYTPSPTWVEGPLLAERGANWKTAMMVLSPLALVLGVSILTLNICYNRKKKKKTLSALENYSQSGPRATLLPKGELSLGQGGPGTPNSPASPSPSLQHGEILIEWKDGSITPLFVRPGHLNN, from the exons GTTCGGGGACCCAGGCCTTTCTGATCCGTAACCCTGGGCTGAATGCGTGCGTGCAGGTGGATCCCCGGGGCGCGGAGCGGGTCTCGCTGGTCCCTTGCCACCCTGATGCTGAAGCCCAGCAATGGGGCTGGGACCCGGTCAGTCGAGCCCTCTTCAGCCTGCACGTCCCTGGGTGCCTCGCCATCGGGGAGGCCCGGGAGTTTGCTGTGGCCCAGTTGAGCCGCTGCGGCGACCACCTCCACCAGGCCTGGGGCTGTTCCCGTAAGGGTCACTTGAGCCTGCAGGGGCTCGGCCTCCACCTCCATGGAAGGCCCCATGCCCAGGAGATCTTTGTTCTTCGTCGGAAGGACAAGTTCAGTCGTTGGAGGGCAGCGCCTGGAATGGTCAGCGTCTGCTCGGAGACCGCTGGGCCTGGGGGTAGGGACCGCAGTCCTGAGAAGGAGCCGGACCCGCACCGAG CTGAAACCACTGTTTCTCTGCAGCGAAATGAGGAAGACCTGTCTTCATGGGACTCTGTAATAATAGCAAATGTCACTTCCACTAGCAACCTCACCTATACACCTTCTCCAACATGGGTGGAAGGACCCCTGTTGGCAGAGAGAG GAGCAAATTGGAAGACAGCTATGATGGTCCTGAGCCCACTGGCCCTTGTCCTGGGAGTCTCCATCCTCACCCTCAATATCTGTTATAACAG gaaaaagaaaaagaagactctATCGGCCCTGGAGAACTATTCCCAGAGTGGTCCCAGAGCCACATTACTGCCTAAGGGAGAGCTATCCCTCGGCCAGGGAGGTCCTGGAACCCCTAATTCCCCTgcctctccttctccatctctgcaGCATGGGGAGATACTGATCGAGTGGAAAGATGGCAGCATCACCCCTCTCTTTGTTCGCCCTGGTCATCTAAATAATTAG